The following coding sequences lie in one Caloenas nicobarica isolate bCalNic1 chromosome 13, bCalNic1.hap1, whole genome shotgun sequence genomic window:
- the CTNNA1 gene encoding catenin alpha-1 isoform X2 — protein MSASQLEALCPQVINAALALAAKPQSKLAQENMDLFKEQWEKQVRVLTDAVDDITSIDDFLAVSENHILEDVNKCVIALQEKDVDGLDRTAGAIRGRAARVIHVVTSEMDNYEPGVYTEKVLEATKLLSNTVMPRFTEQVEAAVEALSSDPAQPMDENEFIDASRLVYDGIRDIRKAVLMIRTPEELDDSDFETEDFDVRSRTSIQTEDDQLIAGQSARAIMAQLPQEQKAKIAEQVASFQEEKSKLDAEVSKWDDSGNDIIVLAKQMCMIMMEMTDFTRGKGPLKNTSDVISAAKKIAEAGSRMDKLGRTIADHCPDSACKQDLLAYLQRIALYCHQLNICSKVKAEVQNLGGELVVSGVDSAMSLIQAAKNLMNAVVQTVKASYVASTKYQKSQGMASLNLPAVSWKMKAPEKKPLVKREKQDETQTKIKRASQKKHVNPVQALSEFKAMESI, from the exons GTGATCAACGCGGCGCTGGCGCTGGCTGCCAAACCCCAGAGCAAGCTGGCTCAGGAGAACATGGATCTCTTCAAGGAGCAGTGGGAGAAGCAAGTCCGCGTGCTGACGGACGCCGTGGACGACATCACATCCATCGACGACTTCCTGGCTGTGTCAG AGAATCATATTTTAGAAGATGTAAACAAATGTGTCATTGCTCTCCAAGAAAAAGATGTCGATGGGTTAGACCGCACAGCTGGTGCAATTCGCGGCCGTGCTGCTCGAGTCATTCACGTTGTCACTTCCGAAATGGATAACTACGAACCGGGAGTCTACACCGAGAAGGTGTTGGAAGCGACAAAGTTACTGTCCAACACAG TTATGCCGCGGTTTACTGAGCAAGTCGAAGCTGCTGTGGAAGCACTGAGTTCAGACCCTGCTCAGCCCATGGATGAAAATGAATTTATCGACGCATCGCGACTGGTGTACGATGGGATACGAGACATCAGGAAAGCCGTACTGATGATCCGG ACTCCTGAAGAGTTGGATGATTCTGACTTTGAGACCGAGGATTTTGACGTCCGGAGCAGAACAAGTATTCAGACTGAAGATGATCAGCTCATTGCTGGACAAAGTGCGAGG GCTATCATGGCTCAGCTCCCGcaagaacaaaaagcaaagattgCCGAGCAAGTCGCGAGCTTCCAGGAAGAAAAGAGTAAATTGGATGCTGAAGTATCAAAATGGGATGACAGCGGTAACGATATAATTGTTCTGGCCAAACAAATGTGTATGATTATGATGGAAATGACAGACTTCACCAG aggTAAAGGTCCACTGAAAAACACGTCAGATGTGATTAGCGCAGCCAAGAAGATTGCGGAGGCCGGGTCGAGGATGGACAAGCTGGGACGGACCATTGCTGACCAC TGCCCCGACTCAGCGTGCAAGCAGGACCTGCTCGCCTACCTGCAGCGCATCGCGCTCTATTGCCACCAGCTGAACATCTGCAGCAAAGTGAAGGCTGAAGTTCAGAACCTCGGTGGGGAGCTGGTTGTGTCTGGG GTGGACAGCGCCATGTCCCTCATCCAAGCAGCCAAGAACCTGATGAACGCGGTGGTGCAAACCGTCAAGGCCTCCTACGTGGCCTCCACCAAGTACCAGAAGTCGCAGGGCATGGCGTCGCTCAACCTGCCCGCCGTCTCCTGGAAGATGAAGGCTCCGGAGAAGAAACCCCTGGTCAAGAGGGAGAAACAAGACGAAACCCAAACGAAAATCAAGAGAGCGTCCCAGAAAAAACACGTTAACCCGGTGCAGGCGCTCAGCGAGTTCAAGGCCATGGAAAGTATCTAA